The Stenotrophomonas rhizophila genome has a window encoding:
- a CDS encoding basic secretory protein-like protein yields MRLRRCLIVPVVAATLAFPAAHAAEIQQTRDGVTLTYQDQSGSTVAAVRDRIIATFFATYPRERRDYHPAAPSSVRIVMDPSYDGVAYVGEKEKSATITINPRWLEKHPNDTDLVTHEAMHIVQGYPGYASEQAPSWLVEGIADYARDHYGVDNAAGGWALPSQVKPEHKVDTGYRVTGAFLKWSEAGHPGLVKALDAALRKGTYTPALWKAHTGEDLAALWEAYVAQQGNGARGA; encoded by the coding sequence ATGCGTCTGCGCCGTTGCCTGATCGTCCCTGTCGTTGCTGCAACCCTCGCGTTTCCCGCCGCACACGCTGCGGAAATCCAACAGACGCGCGATGGCGTCACCCTGACCTACCAGGACCAGAGCGGATCAACGGTTGCTGCCGTGCGTGACCGCATCATCGCCACCTTCTTCGCCACGTATCCGCGCGAACGCCGCGATTACCATCCCGCTGCGCCGTCCAGCGTGCGTATCGTCATGGACCCGTCGTACGACGGGGTTGCGTATGTAGGTGAGAAGGAGAAGTCGGCCACCATCACCATCAACCCGCGCTGGTTGGAGAAACATCCCAACGACACCGACCTGGTAACCCATGAGGCCATGCACATCGTGCAGGGCTACCCGGGCTATGCCAGCGAACAGGCGCCTTCCTGGTTGGTCGAAGGCATCGCCGACTATGCCCGCGACCATTACGGCGTGGACAACGCTGCTGGCGGCTGGGCGCTGCCTTCGCAGGTCAAGCCGGAGCACAAGGTGGACACCGGCTACCGCGTTACCGGTGCGTTCCTGAAGTGGAGCGAGGCCGGGCACCCGGGGTTGGTGAAGGCGCTGGATGCGGCGCTGCGCAAGGGCACCTATACGCCGGCGTTGTGGAAGGCGCACACCGGCGAAGACCTGGCCGCGCTGTGGGAGGCTTATGTTGCGCAGCAGGGTAATGGCGCGCGCGGCGCTTGA
- the yidA gene encoding sugar-phosphatase, producing MEMGRRQPAIELVAIDMDGTLLDPAHKLTPRVKQAIARARAQGVRIVLTSGRPVSGLAPFLEELDINGADDYCIACNGGLVTRVATGEVVVEYPLSFADFLFCEQVARELGVHFQALDGERLYTPNRDISIYTVADSHLSRVPLSYRSVEEMDPAMSFIKLMMVDEPQILDAVIPRLPSALTERFAVLKSAAFFLEVFDHRAGKGPSLQKLAEHLGIDRMQVMAIGDQENDLTMLQYAGTSVAMGNAVDIVKSTALHQTTTNSEDGVALAIERFVLRDQAPRAPLPCCAT from the coding sequence ATGGAGATGGGACGCCGCCAGCCGGCCATTGAACTGGTGGCCATCGATATGGATGGCACGCTGCTGGACCCGGCGCACAAGCTCACCCCGCGCGTGAAGCAGGCCATCGCCCGCGCACGGGCGCAGGGCGTGCGGATCGTGTTGACCAGCGGGCGCCCGGTGTCCGGCCTTGCCCCGTTCCTGGAGGAGCTGGACATCAATGGCGCGGACGACTACTGCATCGCCTGCAATGGCGGGCTGGTCACCCGCGTTGCCACTGGCGAGGTGGTGGTCGAATACCCGCTCAGCTTCGCTGATTTCCTGTTCTGCGAGCAGGTGGCGCGCGAGCTGGGCGTGCACTTCCAGGCACTGGATGGCGAACGGCTGTACACGCCCAACCGCGACATCAGCATCTACACCGTGGCCGATTCGCACCTGTCACGCGTGCCGTTGTCCTATCGCAGCGTGGAAGAAATGGACCCGGCGATGTCCTTCATCAAACTGATGATGGTCGACGAACCGCAGATCCTGGACGCTGTCATCCCGCGCCTGCCATCGGCGCTGACCGAACGCTTCGCCGTGCTCAAGAGCGCGGCATTCTTCCTCGAAGTGTTCGACCACCGCGCTGGCAAGGGCCCAAGCCTGCAGAAGCTGGCCGAGCACCTGGGCATCGACCGCATGCAGGTAATGGCCATCGGCGACCAGGAAAACGACCTGACCATGCTTCAGTACGCCGGCACCAGCGTGGCGATGGGCAACGCGGTGGACATCGTCAAGTCGACCGCGCTGCATCAGACCACCACCAATTCCGAAGACGGCGTGGCCCTGGCCATCGAGCGTTTCGTGCTACGGGATCAAGCGCCGCGCGCGCCATTACCCTGCTGCGCAACATAA
- a CDS encoding peptidoglycan-binding protein, giving the protein MPDDIYTNMVQPPGAAYRSNQIESWSHYREPIDESRALHGQSRRWGDASPEVQSRVIDSLIESSREAGLTPRETAYVLAIARVESGFNPDAAAGTTSASGLGQFIDRTGKHYGLNNANRFDVDAQSDALVAHFVDNRNLARDRGQGEDYIYKYHHDGPTKDYGGLGLSQRKVAPHLDEYEQFVNQRLSQTQVQAPAQQHAVAGAAAAVAGAAAVGAAATQARSYEHTMQVMLPPQNGVKPHITGHFGEHRGEKSHGGSDFNYVGGQTGRNLQHPTIHAPIAGTVTSVGGKYGTVMIQDAQGNSHQILHMQDTKVKVGQHVEPGDPIGTMGGRGPQGANQYAQHVHYQMKDPAGKLINPETYWNKGLQQEAGKHGHAHDHDHAPAGTLRKGDRSDEVTKLQEELNRLGVRDANGNRLSEDGKFGDNTREAVQAFQKQQGLKDDGIVGRETFGKLAATQAQGAETRTATGPQLGEKGHADTPLHNAIRGQLPAAISNEAAANVTLQAKQAGIDSPEKLQSVTVQDGKAFVMGTTPGYRTAVDLSEAPSLEHTNAQLQSNNASQQQQVQEEQQKVAMGR; this is encoded by the coding sequence ATGCCTGATGACATCTACACCAACATGGTGCAGCCGCCTGGCGCGGCATACCGCAGCAACCAGATCGAATCGTGGAGCCACTACCGCGAACCGATCGACGAAAGCCGCGCGCTGCACGGCCAATCGCGCCGCTGGGGCGATGCCTCCCCCGAAGTACAGTCGCGTGTGATCGACTCGCTGATCGAGTCCTCGCGCGAAGCCGGCCTGACCCCGCGCGAAACCGCGTATGTGCTGGCGATCGCCCGCGTCGAATCCGGCTTCAACCCGGATGCCGCTGCTGGCACCACCTCGGCCTCCGGCCTGGGCCAGTTCATCGACCGCACCGGCAAGCACTACGGCCTGAACAACGCCAACCGCTTCGACGTCGACGCACAGTCCGACGCGCTGGTGGCGCACTTCGTCGACAACCGCAACCTGGCACGCGACCGTGGCCAGGGCGAAGACTACATCTACAAGTACCACCACGATGGCCCGACCAAGGACTACGGCGGTCTCGGCCTGTCGCAGCGCAAGGTCGCGCCGCACCTGGATGAGTACGAACAGTTCGTCAACCAGCGCCTGAGCCAGACCCAGGTGCAGGCACCGGCCCAGCAGCATGCCGTTGCGGGCGCCGCCGCTGCCGTGGCCGGCGCTGCCGCTGTTGGCGCCGCTGCCACCCAGGCGCGCTCCTACGAGCACACCATGCAGGTGATGCTGCCGCCGCAGAACGGCGTCAAGCCGCACATCACCGGCCACTTCGGTGAGCACCGTGGCGAGAAGAGCCATGGCGGCAGCGACTTCAACTACGTCGGTGGCCAGACCGGCCGCAACCTGCAGCACCCGACCATCCACGCGCCGATCGCCGGCACCGTGACCTCGGTAGGCGGCAAGTACGGCACGGTGATGATCCAGGACGCGCAGGGCAACTCGCACCAGATCCTGCACATGCAGGACACCAAGGTGAAGGTCGGGCAGCACGTGGAGCCGGGCGACCCGATCGGCACCATGGGCGGCCGCGGCCCGCAGGGCGCCAACCAGTACGCCCAGCACGTGCATTACCAGATGAAGGATCCGGCCGGGAAGCTGATCAACCCGGAGACCTACTGGAACAAGGGCCTCCAGCAGGAAGCGGGCAAGCACGGGCATGCGCACGACCATGACCACGCGCCGGCCGGCACCCTGCGCAAGGGTGACCGCAGCGACGAGGTGACCAAGCTGCAGGAAGAGCTGAACCGTCTGGGCGTGCGCGATGCCAACGGCAACCGCCTGTCCGAAGACGGCAAGTTCGGCGACAACACCCGCGAAGCGGTGCAGGCCTTCCAGAAGCAGCAGGGCCTGAAGGACGACGGCATCGTGGGCCGGGAGACCTTCGGCAAGCTGGCCGCCACCCAGGCGCAGGGGGCGGAAACCCGCACCGCCACTGGCCCGCAGCTGGGCGAGAAGGGCCACGCGGACACGCCGCTGCACAACGCGATCCGTGGCCAGCTGCCTGCCGCCATCTCCAACGAAGCGGCGGCCAACGTCACCCTGCAGGCCAAGCAGGCCGGCATTGATTCGCCGGAGAAGCTGCAGAGCGTGACCGTGCAGGATGGCAAGGCGTTCGTGATGGGCACCACCCCGGGCTACCGCACCGCGGTGGACCTGAGCGAGGCGCCGTCGCTGGAGCACACCAACGCCCAACTGCAGAGCAACAACGCCAGCCAGCAGCAACAGGTGCAGGAAGAGCAGCAGAAGGTGGCGATGGGCCGCTGA